The following proteins come from a genomic window of Frankiales bacterium:
- a CDS encoding signal peptidase I has product MKVVARVLAGALVAALLGALLLGVVGWVRGYRVYVVHTGSMVPALVPGDAVLDGPAQPPEPGQVVTFRLGGPDGRVTHRVVSTVDGIVHTKGDGNATVDPWVIKPDDVVGTMQARLPRVGFLLVYLRSPAGLASLLTSLLALALLWRVFFPKPAQSLAEGEPAESLPEVSAGDEPAAETDDEPVDEPVGHDVPDDELVGAAARTGSEPSRALVPVGAAAMTATEGDSTVTHGAEAQPSDESPGELDVLLAGFAAPHEAPRGLRAMWRRLRRRPKHLLRGPLLDWTPEPAVPGTARWDWLSHRWIA; this is encoded by the coding sequence GTGAAGGTCGTCGCACGGGTGCTCGCGGGCGCCCTCGTGGCGGCGCTCCTCGGCGCCCTCCTTCTCGGCGTCGTGGGCTGGGTCCGCGGCTACCGCGTCTACGTCGTGCACACCGGCTCGATGGTGCCGGCGCTCGTGCCCGGCGACGCCGTGCTCGACGGCCCGGCGCAGCCGCCCGAGCCCGGCCAGGTGGTCACCTTCCGGCTCGGCGGCCCCGACGGCCGCGTGACCCACCGAGTGGTCTCCACCGTCGACGGCATCGTGCACACCAAGGGCGACGGCAACGCCACCGTCGACCCGTGGGTCATCAAGCCCGACGACGTCGTCGGCACCATGCAGGCGCGCCTGCCCCGGGTGGGCTTCCTGCTGGTCTACCTGCGGTCGCCGGCCGGCCTGGCCTCGCTGCTCACCTCGCTGCTCGCGCTGGCGCTGCTGTGGCGGGTCTTCTTCCCGAAGCCCGCGCAGTCACTGGCCGAGGGGGAGCCCGCCGAGTCGCTCCCCGAGGTGTCCGCCGGCGACGAGCCGGCCGCCGAGACCGACGACGAGCCGGTGGACGAGCCGGTCGGCCACGACGTCCCCGACGACGAACTCGTCGGCGCGGCCGCCCGCACCGGGTCGGAGCCTTCCCGCGCGCTCGTCCCGGTGGGTGCCGCGGCCATGACGGCGACGGAGGGCGACTCGACAGTCACTCATGGTGCTGAAGCACAGCCGTCCGACGAGAGCCCGGGCGAGCTCGACGTGCTGCTGGCCGGCTTCGCCGCCCCGCACGAGGCGCCCCGTGGGCTGCGTGCGATGTGGCGCCGGCTGCGCCGGCGTCCCAAGCACCTGCTGCGCGGGCCGCTGCTCGACTGGACCCCCGAGCCGGCCGTGCCCGGCACCGCTCGGTGGGACTGGCTGTCCCATCGGTGGATTGCCTAG
- a CDS encoding amino acid ABC transporter substrate-binding protein: protein MNRSWIARSSAAVALVAGSLLLAACGASASPGSSSTAATSSPAASGSSPVAKGPIVVGAFGFGESKILANMYADVLTKAGYEASVKELTNREVVEPALEKGDVQVVPEYLATLTEFLNAKVNGANPAPKASGDVDKTLAALKALAEPRGLTPLTPSPAADQNAFAVTSDFASANNLTSLSDLAAYSQSHDVRLGGPPECPTRTYCQIGLEKTYGMKISSFTSLDAGGPLTKQALKQGKIDVGLVFSSDGGVAAFNLVVLTDDKKLQNADNVIPVVNSSVMSDDLAAALNAVSAALTTDDLVALNKSVDIDRKDPATVAKDWLTSKGLV, encoded by the coding sequence ATGAACCGTTCCTGGATCGCCCGGTCGTCCGCCGCCGTAGCGCTCGTCGCAGGGTCGCTCCTGCTCGCCGCCTGCGGCGCCTCGGCCAGCCCCGGCTCGTCGTCCACGGCCGCGACGTCCAGTCCCGCCGCCTCCGGCTCCTCGCCCGTCGCGAAGGGCCCGATCGTCGTCGGCGCCTTCGGCTTCGGCGAGAGCAAGATCCTCGCCAACATGTACGCCGACGTGCTCACCAAGGCCGGCTACGAGGCGTCGGTGAAGGAGCTCACCAACCGCGAGGTGGTCGAGCCGGCGCTGGAGAAGGGCGACGTCCAGGTCGTCCCGGAGTACCTCGCCACGCTCACCGAGTTCCTCAACGCCAAGGTCAACGGCGCCAACCCGGCGCCGAAGGCCTCCGGCGACGTCGACAAGACCCTCGCCGCCCTCAAGGCGCTCGCCGAGCCCCGGGGCCTCACCCCGCTCACCCCGTCGCCGGCGGCCGACCAGAACGCCTTCGCCGTCACCTCCGACTTCGCCTCCGCCAACAACCTCACCTCGCTGTCGGACCTCGCGGCGTACTCCCAGTCGCACGACGTGCGCCTCGGCGGGCCGCCGGAGTGCCCCACCCGCACCTACTGCCAGATCGGGCTGGAGAAGACCTACGGCATGAAGATCTCGTCGTTCACCTCGCTCGACGCCGGCGGCCCGCTGACCAAGCAGGCCCTCAAGCAGGGCAAGATCGACGTCGGCCTGGTGTTCTCCTCCGACGGCGGGGTCGCGGCGTTCAACCTCGTGGTGCTCACCGACGACAAGAAGCTCCAGAACGCCGACAACGTGATCCCGGTGGTCAACAGCAGCGTCATGAGCGACGACCTCGCCGCGGCCCTCAACGCGGTGTCGGCCGCGCTCACCACCGACGACCTGGTGGCGCTGAACAAGTCCGTCGACATCGACCGCAAGGACCCGGCCACGGTCGCCAAGGACTGGCTCACCTCGAAGGGCCTCGTCTAG
- a CDS encoding ABC transporter permease subunit has protein sequence MTTVTGVWQWLTDPAHWSGPDGIPARTLEHVQISLLALPVAVVIAVPAGILLGRSGRAAFLTFSVGSVGRAIPTFALLFIFASWDPVGVGDEAAVLALVLFAIPPLLTNTYIGLREVDHDALDSAVGLGMTSWQRLWRVELPLSVPLVSAGLRTTTVQVVATASLAAFVGGGGLGRYVVDGFGQQDTVLVMSGVVLISALCLATEGLLALLQRAATPPGLRAGAEGVATSV, from the coding sequence GTGACCACGGTGACCGGCGTCTGGCAGTGGCTGACCGACCCCGCGCACTGGAGCGGGCCGGACGGCATCCCGGCACGCACCCTGGAGCACGTGCAGATCAGCCTGCTCGCGCTGCCCGTCGCCGTGGTGATCGCTGTGCCGGCCGGCATCCTCCTGGGGCGCAGCGGCCGGGCGGCGTTCCTCACCTTCAGCGTGGGCAGCGTCGGTCGCGCGATCCCGACCTTCGCGCTGCTGTTCATCTTCGCCTCGTGGGACCCGGTGGGGGTGGGCGACGAGGCCGCCGTGCTCGCGCTCGTGCTGTTCGCCATCCCGCCGCTGCTCACCAACACCTACATCGGCCTGCGCGAGGTCGACCACGACGCGCTCGACTCGGCCGTCGGCCTCGGCATGACCTCGTGGCAGCGGCTGTGGCGGGTCGAGCTGCCGCTGTCGGTGCCGCTCGTGTCGGCGGGGCTGCGCACCACGACCGTCCAGGTGGTGGCCACCGCCTCGCTGGCCGCGTTCGTGGGCGGCGGCGGTCTCGGCCGCTACGTGGTCGACGGGTTCGGCCAGCAGGACACCGTGCTGGTGATGAGCGGCGTCGTGCTCATCTCCGCGCTGTGCCTGGCCACCGAGGGCCTGCTCGCGCTGCTCCAGCGGGCCGCCACACCGCCGGGGCTGCGCGCGGGCGCGGAGGGGGTGGCGACCTCCGTCTGA
- a CDS encoding ABC transporter permease subunit: MPPNPWFSWTYVTDHVDELLAAGKEHLLITLASVALAMVVAIPLALLVRRYPRLRGAVLGLGGVLYTIPALALISLLWPVFGLSPLTVTIALAAYALLVVLRNTLVGLDGVPVDVVDAARGMGFGPGRMLLRVQLPLATPAILAGLRLATVSTVGLVTIGALVGHGGYGTLILGGFIDNFYHAQIMTATVLTVALAIALEGLLLLLERALTPWSRARGRTSS, encoded by the coding sequence CTGCCGCCCAACCCGTGGTTCAGCTGGACCTACGTGACGGACCATGTCGACGAGCTGCTCGCGGCGGGCAAGGAGCACCTGCTGATCACGCTCGCCTCGGTGGCGCTCGCGATGGTGGTGGCCATCCCGCTCGCCCTGCTGGTACGACGCTACCCGCGACTGCGCGGTGCGGTGCTCGGTCTGGGCGGGGTGCTCTACACGATCCCCGCCCTCGCGCTGATCTCCCTGCTCTGGCCGGTGTTCGGTCTCTCGCCGCTGACCGTCACCATCGCACTCGCGGCGTACGCCCTGCTCGTCGTGCTCCGCAACACGCTCGTGGGCCTCGACGGCGTGCCGGTGGACGTCGTCGACGCCGCGCGCGGAATGGGGTTCGGCCCGGGACGCATGCTCCTGCGGGTGCAGCTGCCGCTGGCGACGCCGGCGATCCTCGCGGGGCTGCGCCTGGCCACGGTGTCGACGGTGGGGCTCGTCACCATCGGCGCCCTGGTGGGCCACGGCGGCTACGGCACGCTCATCCTCGGCGGCTTCATCGACAACTTCTACCACGCGCAGATCATGACGGCGACGGTGCTGACCGTGGCCCTCGCGATCGCGCTGGAAGGCCTGCTGCTGCTGCTCGAACGCGCGCTCACCCCGTGGTCGCGCGCACGGGGGAGGACGTCCTCGTGA
- a CDS encoding ATP-binding cassette domain-containing protein, whose protein sequence is MIRLEQVGKTYPDGTVAVHALDLEVGAGEVCVLVGPSGCGKTTTMRMINRLVEPTSGRLFVGGQDVTHADPVRLRRSMGYVIQQVGLFPHLTVRRNVATVPELLGWDRRRIDARVDELLELVGLDSDRQGDRYPHQLSGGQRQRVGVARALAADPPVLLMDEPFGAVDPIARDRLQAEFQRLQERVRKTVVFVTHDVDEAVRLGDRIAVMREGGHLEQYATPAQLLAEPASDFVASFVGSDRTIKRLAVTALDVADLEPVAPGDDDRARLDSDCTLRVALSAVLDSPDGRVLVVRDGAPAGVLTLDAVHRALRSEAAIDAAAGL, encoded by the coding sequence ATGATCCGGCTGGAGCAGGTCGGCAAGACGTACCCCGACGGCACGGTGGCCGTGCACGCGCTCGACCTCGAGGTCGGCGCGGGCGAGGTGTGCGTGCTCGTCGGCCCGTCCGGGTGCGGCAAGACCACCACGATGCGGATGATCAACCGCCTCGTCGAGCCCACGAGCGGTCGCCTGTTCGTCGGTGGTCAGGACGTCACCCACGCCGACCCGGTGCGCCTGCGTCGCTCGATGGGCTACGTGATCCAGCAGGTGGGCCTGTTCCCGCACCTCACCGTGCGCCGCAACGTGGCCACCGTGCCCGAGCTGCTCGGCTGGGACCGCCGGCGTATCGACGCGCGGGTGGACGAGCTGCTCGAGCTGGTGGGCCTGGACTCCGACCGCCAGGGCGACCGCTACCCCCACCAGCTCTCCGGTGGCCAGCGCCAGCGGGTGGGCGTCGCACGCGCGCTCGCCGCGGACCCGCCCGTGCTGCTCATGGACGAGCCGTTCGGCGCGGTCGACCCGATCGCGCGCGACCGGCTCCAGGCGGAGTTCCAGCGGCTCCAGGAGCGCGTGCGCAAGACCGTCGTGTTCGTGACCCACGACGTCGACGAGGCGGTGCGCCTCGGCGACCGCATCGCCGTCATGCGCGAGGGCGGCCACCTCGAGCAGTACGCCACGCCCGCCCAGCTGCTCGCCGAGCCGGCGTCGGACTTCGTCGCGAGCTTCGTCGGCAGCGACCGCACCATCAAGCGCCTCGCCGTCACCGCCCTCGACGTCGCCGACCTCGAGCCGGTGGCGCCCGGCGACGACGACCGCGCGCGGCTCGACTCTGACTGCACGCTGCGCGTCGCGCTCTCCGCCGTGCTCGACTCCCCGGACGGCCGGGTGCTGGTGGTGCGCGACGGCGCCCCGGCCGGGGTGCTCACCCTCGACGCCGTGCACCGCGCCCTGCGCTCCGAGGCTGCGATCGACGCCGCCGCTGGCCTCTGA
- a CDS encoding AMP-binding protein, which translates to MHVPLTVNDFLERGALVYPDRVAVVDEPDQPAPPVGPWTYTQLAAAAASQSAALDRLGVPVGGRVAIVSHNSARLLTSFFGVSGSGRVLVPVNFRLAPAEVEYIVGHSGAQVLLVDPELTHLFDTVRTGHDYVLGECDDEFFSGRDSGRPWEGDETATATINYTSGTTARPKGVQLTHRNLWVNAVTFAMHTTVSDRDVLLHTLPMFHANGWGMPYAVSGVGGRHIVLRKVDGAEVLRRVEEHGVTLLCGAPAVLAMVLDAAATWDGPIPGRDRVRVVVAGAPPPTRTIERIETELGWEFIQIYGLTETAPLLTINRRRSEWDDLEPGERARLLGRAGAPALGVRLRTDESDEVLARSNVVLESYWQQPEESAQALEGGWFHTGDGGHLDDGYLTISDRKKDVIISGGENVSSIEVEDAIASHPAVREVAVVGTPDDRWGEAVTALIVTDGSDLTAEDVIAHCRSRLAGYKCPKRVEFRESLPRTATGKLQKFKLRADFWQGQERSIKG; encoded by the coding sequence ATGCACGTGCCGCTCACCGTCAACGACTTCCTCGAGCGGGGAGCCCTCGTCTACCCGGACCGCGTCGCCGTCGTCGACGAGCCGGACCAGCCGGCACCGCCCGTGGGGCCGTGGACCTACACGCAGCTCGCCGCCGCCGCGGCCTCGCAGTCCGCGGCGCTCGACCGGCTCGGCGTGCCCGTCGGCGGTCGCGTGGCGATCGTGTCGCACAACTCTGCGCGCCTGCTGACGAGCTTCTTCGGCGTCTCCGGCTCCGGCCGCGTGCTGGTGCCGGTGAACTTCCGGCTCGCCCCGGCCGAGGTCGAGTACATCGTGGGGCACAGCGGCGCGCAGGTGCTGCTCGTGGACCCGGAGCTGACCCACCTGTTCGACACTGTGCGCACCGGTCACGACTACGTGCTCGGCGAGTGCGACGACGAGTTCTTCTCCGGCCGCGACAGCGGCCGCCCGTGGGAGGGCGACGAGACGGCCACAGCGACGATCAACTACACCTCCGGCACCACGGCACGGCCCAAGGGCGTGCAGCTCACCCATCGCAACCTCTGGGTCAACGCCGTCACCTTCGCGATGCACACCACCGTCTCGGACCGCGACGTGCTGCTGCACACGCTGCCGATGTTCCACGCCAACGGCTGGGGGATGCCCTACGCCGTGTCCGGCGTCGGCGGCCGCCACATCGTGCTGCGCAAGGTCGACGGCGCCGAGGTGCTCCGCCGTGTCGAGGAGCACGGCGTCACCCTGCTGTGCGGCGCGCCCGCGGTGCTCGCGATGGTGCTCGACGCCGCGGCCACCTGGGACGGCCCGATCCCCGGTCGCGACCGCGTCCGCGTGGTGGTGGCCGGGGCGCCGCCGCCCACCCGCACCATCGAGCGGATCGAGACCGAGCTGGGCTGGGAGTTCATCCAGATCTACGGCCTCACCGAGACCGCTCCCCTGCTCACCATCAACCGCCGCCGGTCCGAGTGGGACGACCTCGAGCCCGGTGAGCGCGCCCGCCTGCTCGGGCGCGCCGGCGCCCCCGCGCTCGGCGTCCGCCTGCGCACCGACGAGTCCGACGAGGTGCTCGCGCGCAGCAACGTCGTGCTCGAGTCCTACTGGCAGCAGCCGGAGGAGTCGGCGCAGGCCCTCGAGGGTGGCTGGTTCCACACCGGCGACGGCGGCCACCTCGACGACGGCTACCTCACGATCAGCGACCGCAAGAAGGACGTCATCATCAGCGGCGGCGAGAACGTCTCCTCCATCGAGGTGGAGGACGCCATCGCCTCGCACCCCGCCGTCCGCGAGGTGGCCGTCGTCGGCACCCCCGACGACCGCTGGGGCGAGGCCGTGACCGCGCTCATCGTCACCGACGGCTCGGACCTCACCGCCGAGGACGTCATCGCGCACTGCCGCAGCCGCCTCGCCGGCTACAAGTGCCCCAAACGGGTGGAGTTCCGCGAGTCGCTCCCGCGCACCGCCACCGGCAAGCTCCAGAAGTTCAAGCTCCGCGCGGACTTCTGGCAGGGCCAGGAGCGCTCGATCAAGGGCTGA
- a CDS encoding UPF0016 domain-containing protein, whose translation MDALILSFVVIFVAELGDKSQLMAMTFATRFRFWTVLAGITVATALVHLFSVAVGALVGVALPTTLINVVAALAFIGFGIWTLRGDELSEDEEGRAERTQRSAFFAVAIAFFLAELGDKTMLATITLATDNGWFGTWVGSTLGMVAADALAIGVGAVLGKNLPEKVIRIGAATLFFLFAGWLLLEAVRV comes from the coding sequence GTGGACGCCCTGATCCTGTCGTTCGTCGTCATCTTCGTCGCCGAGCTCGGGGACAAGTCCCAGCTCATGGCGATGACCTTCGCCACCCGGTTCCGGTTCTGGACCGTGCTGGCCGGGATCACGGTCGCGACCGCCCTGGTCCACCTGTTCTCCGTCGCGGTGGGCGCACTCGTCGGCGTCGCGCTGCCCACCACGCTGATCAACGTCGTCGCGGCCCTCGCGTTCATCGGCTTCGGCATCTGGACGCTGCGGGGTGACGAGCTGTCCGAGGACGAGGAGGGCAGGGCCGAGCGGACTCAGCGTTCGGCATTCTTCGCCGTCGCCATCGCGTTCTTCCTCGCCGAACTGGGCGACAAGACGATGCTTGCCACGATCACGCTGGCCACGGACAACGGCTGGTTCGGCACGTGGGTCGGCTCGACTCTCGGCATGGTCGCCGCCGACGCCCTGGCCATCGGCGTCGGCGCCGTGCTCGGCAAGAACCTCCCGGAGAAGGTCATCCGTATCGGCGCGGCAACGCTCTTCTTCCTCTTCGCGGGCTGGCTCCTCCTCGAGGCAGTCAGGGTGTGA
- a CDS encoding plasmid stabilization protein, translated as MPQRSWSAKRERQYEHIKDGLEDRGHDDDEAEEIAARTVNKERARHGESATASRSSTQDISSSRRGGLRSHSGPGGRTKAQLYNEAKRRGIPGRSSMSKAELQEALGGR; from the coding sequence ATGCCTCAGCGGAGTTGGAGCGCGAAGCGCGAGAGGCAGTACGAGCACATCAAGGACGGCCTCGAGGACCGCGGTCACGACGACGACGAGGCCGAGGAGATCGCGGCCCGCACCGTCAACAAGGAACGGGCCCGCCACGGCGAGTCGGCCACGGCGAGCAGGTCGTCCACGCAGGACATCTCCTCGAGCCGGCGCGGCGGGCTGCGCAGCCACTCCGGCCCCGGCGGCCGGACCAAGGCGCAGCTGTACAACGAAGCGAAGCGGCGCGGGATCCCCGGCCGGTCGTCGATGTCGAAGGCCGAGCTGCAGGAGGCGCTCGGCGGGCGCTGA
- a CDS encoding winged helix-turn-helix domain-containing protein, whose product MHRLTRQEARRIAVRAQLLDAARPDDVVDTVRHLTQVQVDLTAAVAPSADLVLWSRIGPSYDPAELRDALDEQRLVELRGFVRPMVDLPLFRAEMAEWPGTGELRDWQRYQGEWARSNESFCQDVLALLRTDGPLVAADLPDTSVVPWQSSGWNANKNVAMLLDLLTMSGEVAVAGRRGRERLWDLASRVYPDEPAVPTPEARRIRAERLLRAMGIARARGPEEYSTVALDLSEVGEPAVVEGVRGTWRVDPAQLGRPFRGRTALLSPLDRLVANRKRMTELFEFDYQLEMYKPASARRWGYWALPVLHGDRLVGKVDATTDRDEGVLRVAAVHRDVAFTAALESGVRRELDSLARWLGVELVLPD is encoded by the coding sequence GTGCACCGGCTCACCCGGCAGGAGGCGCGGCGGATCGCCGTGCGGGCCCAGCTGCTCGACGCCGCCCGGCCCGACGACGTCGTCGACACGGTGCGCCACCTCACCCAGGTGCAGGTCGACCTCACCGCGGCCGTCGCGCCCAGCGCCGACCTCGTGCTCTGGAGCCGCATCGGCCCCTCGTACGACCCGGCCGAGCTGCGCGACGCCCTCGACGAGCAGCGGCTCGTGGAGCTGCGCGGGTTCGTGCGCCCCATGGTGGACCTGCCGCTGTTCCGGGCCGAGATGGCCGAGTGGCCGGGCACCGGCGAGCTGCGCGACTGGCAGCGCTACCAGGGCGAGTGGGCGCGCAGCAACGAGTCGTTTTGCCAGGACGTGCTCGCGCTGCTGCGCACCGACGGCCCGCTGGTGGCCGCCGACCTCCCGGACACCTCGGTGGTGCCGTGGCAGTCGTCGGGCTGGAACGCGAACAAGAACGTCGCGATGCTGCTCGACCTGCTCACCATGAGCGGCGAGGTGGCAGTGGCCGGACGCCGCGGGCGCGAGCGCCTGTGGGACCTCGCCTCGCGCGTCTACCCCGACGAGCCCGCCGTGCCGACGCCCGAGGCGCGGCGCATCCGGGCCGAGCGGCTGCTGCGTGCGATGGGGATCGCCCGCGCCCGCGGACCGGAGGAGTACTCGACCGTCGCGCTCGACCTCAGCGAGGTCGGCGAGCCCGCGGTCGTGGAGGGCGTGCGCGGCACGTGGCGCGTCGACCCGGCGCAGCTCGGCCGTCCCTTCCGCGGGCGCACCGCGCTGCTCTCGCCCCTGGACCGGCTGGTCGCGAACCGCAAGCGCATGACCGAGCTGTTCGAGTTCGACTACCAGCTCGAGATGTACAAGCCGGCCTCCGCCCGCCGCTGGGGCTACTGGGCCCTGCCCGTGCTGCACGGCGACCGCCTCGTGGGCAAGGTCGACGCCACCACCGACCGCGACGAGGGCGTGCTGCGCGTGGCGGCGGTGCACCGCGACGTCGCCTTCACCGCGGCCCTGGAGTCCGGCGTCCGCCGCGAGCTCGACTCGCTCGCGCGGTGGCTCGGCGTCGAGCTCGTGCTGCCCGACTGA
- a CDS encoding PadR family transcriptional regulator, with translation MTSHSHPQRHGGPDRLAGRRRYHHPVDAFDHPDDAGHRGRGPGRRHGGRGRAPRGDVRAAVLMLLAEEPMHGYQLMQAIADRSNGRWTPSPGAIYPALAQLEDEGLVTVTAESGRKVAALTDAGRALVADAEAAPADPFGGYEGRRRGPDLRDLLEQLHGATRQVGRNGTEAQVEKAAAILTEARRSMYLLLADGPETDS, from the coding sequence ATGACCTCGCACTCCCACCCCCAGCGGCACGGCGGGCCGGATCGACTTGCCGGCCGACGCCGCTACCACCACCCGGTCGACGCGTTCGACCACCCTGACGACGCCGGCCACCGCGGCCGCGGGCCCGGACGCCGACACGGCGGACGCGGGCGCGCCCCGCGCGGCGACGTCCGCGCGGCCGTGCTGATGCTCCTCGCCGAGGAGCCCATGCACGGCTACCAGCTCATGCAGGCGATCGCCGACCGCAGCAACGGCCGGTGGACCCCGAGCCCGGGGGCCATCTACCCCGCGCTCGCCCAGCTCGAGGACGAGGGCCTGGTCACCGTGACGGCCGAGTCCGGCCGCAAGGTGGCCGCGCTCACCGACGCCGGCCGGGCGCTCGTCGCCGACGCCGAGGCCGCACCCGCGGACCCGTTCGGCGGCTACGAGGGCCGACGCCGCGGACCGGACCTCCGCGACCTGCTCGAGCAGCTGCACGGCGCGACCCGCCAGGTGGGCCGCAACGGCACGGAGGCCCAGGTCGAGAAGGCGGCAGCGATCCTCACCGAGGCGCGCCGCTCGATGTACCTGCTCCTGGCCGACGGCCCGGAGACCGACTCGTGA
- a CDS encoding DUF2218 domain-containing protein, giving the protein MSTSLTAVALVATGSPERYARQLASHLGRKAEVHEEADGVRLLLAGGECLLSPASAALELRATAADAETLDRVTQVVGAHLERFGRRHELEVTWQRD; this is encoded by the coding sequence GTGAGCACGTCGCTCACCGCGGTCGCGCTCGTGGCCACCGGCTCGCCCGAGCGCTACGCCCGCCAGCTCGCCTCCCACCTCGGCCGCAAGGCCGAGGTGCACGAGGAGGCCGACGGCGTCCGCCTCCTCCTCGCCGGTGGCGAGTGCCTGCTGAGCCCGGCGTCTGCGGCCCTCGAGCTGCGCGCCACGGCCGCGGACGCCGAGACGCTCGACCGCGTCACGCAGGTGGTCGGCGCGCACCTCGAGCGGTTCGGCCGGCGCCACGAGCTCGAGGTGACCTGGCAGCGCGACTGA
- a CDS encoding Dyp-type peroxidase: MRTPQPGIFAVGTAAHCFLELSARPGASPRELVHALAAIEEPRTTVGGVNLVVGVRPSAWAQVAPEHLPLGAADFASPVVGPDGFTMPATQRDAWVWVAGAATDLVFDVATGILAATRPVAELALEVTGWSYRHSRDLTGFEDGTENPSLDEAVGVVAVPPGEPGEGSSVVLLQQWVHLADAWTSLSEREQEDVIGRTKPDSVELADDVKPADSHVARTVLEVGGEELDIFRRNVPYGTVREHGTHFVGFSHDQTRLSRMLERMAGVGDGVRDALTRYTTPLSGAYYVVPAVETWREVASG, encoded by the coding sequence ATGAGGACGCCGCAGCCGGGGATCTTCGCCGTGGGCACCGCGGCGCACTGCTTCCTCGAGCTCTCCGCACGGCCTGGCGCCTCTCCGCGCGAGCTGGTGCACGCCCTTGCCGCGATCGAGGAGCCGCGCACCACGGTCGGCGGCGTCAACCTGGTCGTCGGCGTGCGCCCGTCGGCCTGGGCGCAGGTCGCGCCCGAGCACCTCCCGCTCGGGGCAGCGGACTTCGCGAGCCCGGTCGTGGGCCCGGACGGCTTCACGATGCCTGCGACGCAGCGCGACGCGTGGGTGTGGGTCGCCGGGGCCGCCACGGACCTCGTGTTCGACGTCGCCACCGGCATCCTCGCCGCGACGCGCCCGGTCGCCGAGCTCGCCCTGGAGGTCACCGGCTGGTCCTACCGGCACAGCCGCGACCTCACCGGGTTCGAGGACGGCACCGAGAACCCGTCGCTCGACGAGGCGGTCGGCGTCGTCGCCGTCCCGCCCGGGGAGCCGGGCGAGGGGTCCTCCGTGGTGCTGCTCCAGCAGTGGGTGCACCTCGCCGACGCCTGGACGTCGTTGAGCGAGCGCGAGCAGGAGGACGTCATCGGGCGCACGAAGCCCGACAGCGTCGAGCTGGCCGACGACGTCAAGCCGGCCGACTCCCACGTGGCTCGCACCGTGCTCGAGGTCGGCGGCGAGGAGCTCGACATCTTCCGGCGCAACGTGCCCTACGGGACGGTCCGCGAGCACGGCACGCACTTCGTCGGCTTCTCCCACGACCAGACCCGGCTCTCGCGCATGCTCGAACGGATGGCCGGCGTGGGTGACGGCGTCCGCGACGCCCTGACCCGCTACACCACCCCGCTGTCGGGCGCCTACTACGTGGTGCCGGCCGTCGAGACCTGGCGCGAGGTCGCGTCGGGCTGA
- a CDS encoding DUF4386 family protein, whose amino-acid sequence MTPTRRAAVATGVLFFATHVTSVTALALYGPALDDAGFVTGSGSEQSVLTGAFLEVLLALTIVGTGVAIFPVVRRYSEGAALGYGALRTLEAAVIAAGIVPLLALTTLRDDGVASASDAVAPALVSLHDWTFLLGPSFVCATNTTVLAFALLRSGLVARFVPVIGLVGGPLLFASGTAQLFGAVAPLSAVAAVCAVPVFAWEISLATYLLVKGFRPDALRRLDAREAQGQPELVAA is encoded by the coding sequence ATGACCCCCACCCGCCGCGCCGCAGTCGCCACGGGCGTGCTGTTCTTCGCCACCCACGTCACGTCGGTGACCGCGCTCGCGCTCTACGGCCCTGCGCTCGACGACGCCGGCTTCGTCACCGGCTCGGGCTCCGAGCAGTCGGTGCTCACGGGAGCCTTCCTCGAGGTGCTGCTGGCGCTGACGATCGTGGGCACCGGCGTCGCGATCTTCCCGGTGGTGCGGCGCTACAGCGAGGGCGCCGCGCTCGGCTACGGCGCCCTGCGCACCCTCGAGGCGGCCGTCATCGCCGCGGGCATCGTGCCGCTGCTCGCGCTGACGACCCTGCGCGACGACGGCGTCGCCTCGGCCTCGGACGCCGTCGCCCCCGCGCTGGTGTCGCTGCACGACTGGACGTTCCTGCTCGGCCCCAGCTTCGTGTGCGCGACCAACACGACGGTCCTCGCGTTCGCGCTGCTGCGCTCGGGGCTCGTCGCCCGCTTCGTCCCCGTGATCGGCCTCGTGGGCGGCCCGCTGCTGTTCGCCTCGGGCACGGCGCAGCTGTTCGGCGCCGTCGCGCCGCTGTCCGCCGTGGCGGCGGTGTGCGCGGTTCCGGTGTTCGCCTGGGAGATCAGCCTCGCCACCTACCTGCTGGTGAAGGGCTTCCGCCCCGATGCGCTGCGCCGGCTCGACGCACGCGAGGCGCAGGGGCAGCCGGAGCTGGTGGCCGCGTGA